TAGGCTTTGGCGGCGTTGTACTGAATCCGTTTCAGGAAAGCGGTCGCCTTTTGGATCTGCATCTCGACAATGTAGGTGATGCCCCGGTGGTCGCGACATTTGACATCCAGGACCGAGTATTTCAGCTCCCGGATTTTCGGGGCCAAAAAGGGATCCAGGATGGTCAGCTCGGC
The Magnetococcales bacterium DNA segment above includes these coding regions:
- a CDS encoding PD-(D/E)XK nuclease family transposase, which translates into the protein MKFIDPKIDFAFRKIFGSDDAKDILVSFLESLLGLDGDRRIAELTILDPFLAPKIRELKYSVLDVKCRDHRGITYIVEMQIQKATAFLKRIQYNAAKA